A genomic stretch from Octopus bimaculoides isolate UCB-OBI-ISO-001 chromosome 29, ASM119413v2, whole genome shotgun sequence includes:
- the LOC106880324 gene encoding LOW QUALITY PROTEIN: zinc finger protein 850 (The sequence of the model RefSeq protein was modified relative to this genomic sequence to represent the inferred CDS: inserted 1 base in 1 codon) codes for MNNLLKSENPDTREKLFSCDVCGKSFSRRSHLPIHKRTHTGEKPCHCTICGKSFSCNSHLISHIRIHTGEKPYHCDICDKSFTGSSALTRHKRIHTGEKPYHCDICGNSFSRSTHLTSHRRIHTGEKPYLCDICGKSFSENSTLTSHKRIHTGEKPYHCDICDKSFTDNAHLTKHKLLHTGQKPYHCDICGKSVSERGDLTKHQCIHTGEEPYHCDICGKSFYENSSLTIHKRIHTGERPYHCNICGKSFTANSHLTKHKRVHTGEKPYNCDICDKSFAERGVLTKHQRIHTGERPYHCNICGESFSNASYLKRHRRIHTGEKPYHCDICGKSFSENYSLMRHKYIHSGGKPYHCDICDKSFSQCSDLTNHQRVHTGEKPYHCDICGKSFSCNSHLSNHKRIHTGEKPYHCDICGKSFTANSDLTKHKRVHTGEKPYQCDICGKSFSQKSHLSTHVSIHTQACRTRGTTQCEIERVTAIDAVNNVSVDGMSRHVLDIPRTNYSLIMDTLTGSKNPDTREKLFSCDVCGKSFSRRSHLTSHKRTHTGEKPYHCDICGKSFSRRSHLTSHKRTHTGEKPYHCHICGKSFSCNSHLSSHRRCHTGEKPYHCDICGKSFSENSSLTTHKRIHTGERPYQCNICGKSFTASSDLTKHKHVHTGEKPYHCDICGESFTQNYSLMKHKYIHTGEKPYHCDICGKSFSENSSLTRHKRIHTGERPYHCNICGKSFTASSNLTKHQCVHTGEKPYNCDICGKSFSERGVLTKHQRIHTGEKPYHCNICGKSFSNASNLKRHRRIHTGEKPYHCDICGNSFSCNSHLSNHKRIHNGEKPYDCHICGKSFTASSHLTKHERVHTGEKPYHCDICGKSFSQNDSLTKHKYIHTGXKPYHCDTCGKSFSQKSHFRTHVSIHKQA; via the exons ATGAATAATTTACTTAAATCTGAAAACCCTGATACAAGAGAGAAACTATTTTCCTGTGatgtctgtggaaaatcattctcacGAAGAAGTCACTTGCCTATTCACaagcgtacacatacaggagagaaaccatgtCATTGTactatctgtggtaaatcattctcttgtaATAGTCACTTGATTAGTCACATtcgtattcatactggggaaaaaccatatcattgtgatatatgCGATAAATCATTTACTGGAAGTAGTgctttaactagacacaaacgtattcatactggtgagaagccatatcattgtgatatctgtggtaattcaTTCTCAAGAAGTACTCACTTGACTAGTCACAGACGaattcatactggggaaaaaccatatctctgtgatatctgtggtaaatctttttctgAAAATAGTACTTTAACTAgtcataaacgcattcatacaggagagaagccataccattgtgatatctgtgataaatcattcactGACAATGCtcacttgactaaacacaaactgCTTCATACAGgacagaaaccatatcactgtgatatatgtggtaaatcagtCTCTGAAAGGGGTGACTTGACTAAACACCAGTGCATTCACACTGGAGAggaaccatatcattgtgatatctgtggtaaatcattctatgAAAATAGCAGtttaactattcacaaacgtattcatacaggagagaggccatatcattgtaatatatgtggtaaatcattcactgcaaacagtcatttgactaaacataagcgcgttcatacaggagagaaaccatataattGTGATATCTGCGACAAATCATTCGCTGAAAGAGGTGTATTAACTAAACAccagcgtattcatacaggagagaggccatatcactgtaatatatgTGGTGAGTCATTTTCTAATGCCAGTTACTTGAAAAggcacagacgtattcatacaggtgagaagccatatcattgtgatatctgtggtaaatcattctctgaaaattatAGTTTGAtgagacacaaatacattcatagtGGGggaaaaccatatcattgtgatatatgtgacaaatcattctctcagtGTAGTGACTTAACGAATCACCAACgcgttcatacaggtgagaagccatatcattgtgatatctgtggtaaatcattctcttgtaATAGTCACTTGTCtaatcataaacgtattcatactggagagaaaccttatcattgtgatatctgtggtaaatcattcacagCAAACAGTGACTTGACTAAACACAAGcgcgttcatacaggagagaaaccatatcagtgtgatatctgtggtaaatcattctctcaaaaatccCACTTAAGTACACATGTGAGTATTCACACACAAGCGTG CCGTACACGAGGCACAACGCAGTGTGAAATAGAAAGGGTTACTGCCATCGATGCTGTGAATAACGTCTCAGTGGATGGGATGTCACGTCACGTGTTGGATATTCCAAGG ACAAATTATTCTCTCATAATGGATACTTTAACTGGATCTAAAAACCCTGATACAAGAGAGAAACTATTTTCCTGTGatgtctgtggaaaatcattctctcgaagaaGTCACTTGACCagtcacaaacgtacacatacaggagagaagccatatcattgtgatatctgtggaaaatcattctctcgaagaaGTCACTTGACCagtcacaaacgtacacatacaggagagaagccatatcattgccatatctgtggaaaatcattctcttgtAATAGTCATTTGAGTAGTCACAGACGTtgtcatactggggaaaaaccatatcattgtgatatatgtggcaaatcattttctgaaaatagcagtttaactactcacaaacgtattcatacaggggagaggccatatcaatgtaatatctgtggtaaatcattcactgcaAGCAGTGACTTGACTAAACACAAGCacgttcatacaggagagaaaccatatcattgtgatatctgtggtgaatcattcacTCAAAATTATAGTTTGatgaaacacaaatacattcatactggggaaaaaccatatcattgtgatatatgtggcaaatcattttctgaaaatagcaGTTTAACtcgtcacaaacgtattcatacaggagagaggccatatcattgtaatatatgtggtaaatcattcactgcaAGCAGTAACTTGACTAAACATCAGTgcgttcatacaggagagaaaccatataattgtgatatctgtggcaaatcgttCTCAGAAAGAGGTGTCTTAACTAAACAccagcgtattcatacaggagagaagccatatcactgtaacATATGTGGTAAGTCATTTTCTAATGCCAGTAACTTGAAAAggcacagacgtattcatacaggtgagaagccatatcattgtgatatctgtggtaactcATTCTCTTGTAATAGTCACTTGTCtaatcataaacgtattcataatggagagaagccatatgattgtcatatctgtggtaaatcattcactgcaAGCAGTCATTTGACTAAACAC